From one Microlunatus sp. Gsoil 973 genomic stretch:
- a CDS encoding heavy-metal-associated domain-containing protein, with protein MINNYNVAGMHCEHCVHAVTEEVSAIPGVQQVDVQLEKGSLAVTSETPIDLSLIEAAVDEAGGYTVTAA; from the coding sequence ATGATCAACAACTACAACGTCGCCGGCATGCATTGCGAGCACTGCGTCCACGCGGTCACCGAGGAGGTCAGCGCCATCCCCGGTGTGCAGCAGGTCGACGTCCAACTGGAGAAGGGCTCCCTGGCGGTGACCAGCGAGACGCCGATCGACCTGTCCCTGATCGAGGCGGCGGTCGACGAGGCCGGCGGCTACACGGTCACCGCCGCCTGA
- a CDS encoding metal-sensitive transcriptional regulator: MTIPEPATRASVADQVDEPAHEALADSAPHADHGYLSNNHKADYLRRLRRIEGQARGLQRMIEEEKYCIDILTQVSAMTSALQSVALGLLDDHLDHCVAAAVTNGGDEAEEKLKEASKAIARLVRS; encoded by the coding sequence ATGACCATCCCGGAACCTGCGACCCGCGCGAGCGTCGCCGATCAGGTAGACGAACCGGCGCATGAGGCGCTTGCCGACTCGGCTCCGCATGCCGACCACGGCTACCTGAGCAACAATCACAAGGCCGACTACCTTCGCCGGCTCCGCCGCATCGAGGGCCAGGCCCGCGGCCTGCAGCGGATGATCGAGGAGGAGAAGTACTGCATCGACATCCTCACCCAGGTATCCGCGATGACCAGCGCGCTGCAGTCGGTTGCGCTCGGCCTGCTCGACGACCACCTCGATCACTGCGTCGCGGCAGCGGTCACCAATGGCGGTGACGAGGCGGAGGAGAAACTCAAAGAGGCATCGAAGGCGATCGCGCGGCTTGTGCGTTCCTGA